A section of the Pyxidicoccus xibeiensis genome encodes:
- a CDS encoding ABC transporter ATP-binding protein, whose protein sequence is MLEARKLTKRYGEHLALEELDLAIGPGEVFCLLGANGAGKTTTLNLFLGFIEPTAGEARVAGLEVRQHAAQVRGHLAYVPELVMLYPRLSGRENLAYFNTLAGRPALSPSESTAWLTRAGLAPGAVDRPVGSYSKGMRQKVGIAIALAKGARALLLDEPTSGLDPLASNELSELLRHLSGEGMAVLMATHDLFRAKESGTRVGIMKAGRLVETRSTQELGHAELEQLYLTHMRG, encoded by the coding sequence AAGCGAGAAAGCTGACCAAACGCTACGGCGAGCATCTGGCGCTCGAGGAGCTCGACCTGGCCATCGGGCCGGGCGAGGTGTTCTGCCTGCTGGGGGCCAACGGGGCGGGGAAGACGACGACCCTGAACCTCTTTCTCGGCTTCATCGAGCCCACCGCGGGTGAGGCGCGGGTCGCGGGCCTGGAGGTGCGCCAGCATGCGGCGCAGGTGCGCGGCCACCTCGCGTACGTGCCGGAGCTGGTGATGCTCTACCCCCGCCTGTCCGGGCGGGAGAACCTGGCCTACTTCAACACCCTGGCGGGCCGGCCCGCGCTGTCCCCCTCCGAGTCCACGGCCTGGCTCACCCGGGCGGGGCTCGCGCCCGGCGCGGTGGACCGCCCCGTGGGCAGCTACTCGAAGGGCATGCGGCAGAAGGTGGGAATCGCCATCGCGCTCGCGAAGGGCGCGCGGGCCCTGCTGCTCGACGAGCCCACGTCCGGGTTGGACCCGCTCGCCTCCAACGAGCTGTCCGAGCTGCTGCGGCACCTGAGCGGCGAGGGCATGGCGGTGCTCATGGCGACGCATGACCTGTTCCGGGCCAAGGAGTCCGGCACGCGGGTGGGCATCATGAAGGCGGGCCGGCTGGTGGAGACGCGCTCCACCCAGGAGCTGGGCCACGCGGAGCTCGAGCAGCTCTACCTGACGCACATGCGGGGCTGA
- a CDS encoding ABC transporter permease: MILTIARKEWVELLRDGRFRGAALLVFLLATVGIVVGAQHVRSARAEREEGTRLTRQHWLEQGEKNPHSAAHYGVWAFKPESPLAAFDRGVEPYLGVAVYLEAHKQNLTQYRPAADATAAARFGELTGAGVLQLLVPLLIVLLTFSAFTTERESGTLKLLLSTGVRRHQLMLGKALGVGLALAVLLVPILVVSAGLLFLPGATSGLADGDVLGRAAVMVLGHGLYLAGFVFLGLAVSAFVRSSRVALVVLLGLWTVNALLIPRLAADAARTWSPVPAAQDFARQLADDYERGLSGHDPADQRLAALERQTLERYGAASLEQLPVNFRGIALQAGEEYGNRVGAVRFGELEARYHAQERLHLSFSPLSPLLALRQLSASLARTDLAAHLRFTRQAEAYRQGLVKQMNDAVAFRSRYADSTYKADAALWREVPEFRTEADTLGQTLVSQAPGLLLLAFWLLWTTVLALRAGARLSAV; encoded by the coding sequence ATGATTCTCACCATCGCACGCAAGGAATGGGTGGAGCTGCTGCGCGACGGGCGCTTCCGGGGCGCGGCCTTGCTGGTGTTCCTGCTGGCCACCGTCGGCATCGTGGTGGGGGCGCAGCACGTGCGGAGCGCGCGCGCCGAGCGCGAGGAGGGCACGCGGCTGACCCGCCAGCACTGGCTGGAGCAGGGGGAGAAGAACCCGCACTCGGCCGCGCACTACGGGGTCTGGGCCTTCAAGCCCGAGTCCCCCCTGGCCGCGTTCGACCGCGGCGTGGAGCCCTACCTGGGAGTCGCCGTCTACCTGGAGGCGCACAAGCAGAACCTGACGCAATACCGCCCCGCGGCGGATGCCACCGCGGCGGCGCGCTTCGGAGAGCTCACCGGCGCGGGAGTGCTCCAGCTGCTCGTCCCGCTGCTCATCGTCCTGCTCACCTTCTCCGCCTTCACCACCGAGCGGGAGAGCGGCACGCTGAAGCTCCTGCTGAGCACCGGCGTGCGCCGGCACCAGCTCATGCTGGGCAAGGCGCTGGGCGTGGGCCTGGCGCTGGCGGTGCTGCTGGTCCCGATACTCGTCGTCTCCGCGGGGCTGCTGTTCCTGCCGGGCGCCACGTCCGGGCTCGCGGACGGTGACGTGCTCGGGCGCGCGGCGGTGATGGTGCTGGGCCATGGCCTCTACCTGGCCGGCTTCGTCTTCCTGGGGCTGGCGGTCAGTGCCTTCGTTCGCTCCTCGCGCGTGGCGCTGGTGGTGCTCCTGGGCCTGTGGACGGTCAACGCGCTGCTGATACCCCGGCTCGCGGCGGACGCGGCCCGCACCTGGAGCCCCGTGCCCGCGGCGCAGGACTTCGCCCGTCAGCTCGCCGACGACTACGAGCGGGGCCTCAGCGGCCATGACCCGGCGGACCAGCGGCTGGCGGCGCTGGAGCGGCAGACGCTGGAGCGCTACGGCGCGGCCTCGCTGGAGCAGCTTCCCGTCAACTTCCGGGGCATCGCGCTGCAGGCAGGAGAGGAGTACGGCAACAGGGTGGGCGCGGTGCGCTTCGGGGAGCTGGAGGCGCGCTATCACGCCCAGGAGCGCCTGCACCTCTCCTTCTCGCCCCTGTCTCCCCTGCTGGCCCTGCGCCAGCTCTCCGCGTCCCTGGCGAGGACCGACCTGGCGGCACACCTGCGCTTCACGCGGCAGGCGGAGGCGTACCGGCAGGGGCTGGTGAAGCAGATGAACGACGCCGTCGCGTTCCGCTCGCGGTACGCGGACTCGACCTACAAGGCGGATGCGGCCCTCTGGCGCGAGGTGCCCGAGTTCCGGACGGAGGCGGACACGCTGGGGCAGACGCTGGTGTCGCAGGCGCCCGGGCTGCTCCTGCTCGCCTTCTGGCTGCTGTGGACCACGGTGCTCGCGCTGCGCGCCGGCGCGCGCCTGAGCGCCGTCTGA
- a CDS encoding ABC transporter permease, with translation MSLLRHEWRLLRADRMLALTTTFLLLLVALGLFNGWRFTRTLQAHQQSLIAQETERRAQLALQAEELRQGKGQEVPAWKSPAMPVPVGSRLVQPQALLPPGPLGALVIGQLDLLPTVYQVSLQGRVTDFARDTLEHPTHLATGPLDLAFVLLYLLPLFALALSFDLVSREREDGTLRLVLVQAAGLRGWALRRLAVRAGVLLGLCVLAGLAGHVLTGGPGGTGRLLGWVVLVVAYGAFWFALALAVNALGLGSSTNALVLLGAWVLLVVVVPAVAQLGVSRMYPVPSRVALVGATRTASLEAEKRGSEVLSAYLQDHPELAPEGTRTEGYWPTALAVQDEAARATAPVVAAFQAQLARQQATLGVLRFASPALAFQQALQDVAGTGSRRHEHFLAQVDRFHTAWREALLPRVFAASPLGAAEHRALPRFAYEEQPGSDVVAQVALGLLALLLPTLLALGLGLSWLGRPRIS, from the coding sequence ATGTCCCTCCTTCGACACGAGTGGCGCCTGCTCCGCGCGGACCGGATGCTGGCCCTGACGACCACGTTCCTGCTCCTCCTCGTCGCGCTGGGCCTCTTCAACGGCTGGCGCTTCACGCGCACGCTCCAGGCACACCAGCAGTCCCTCATCGCCCAGGAGACGGAGCGGCGCGCACAGCTCGCGCTCCAGGCGGAGGAGCTGCGCCAGGGGAAGGGCCAGGAGGTGCCCGCCTGGAAGAGCCCGGCGATGCCGGTGCCCGTGGGCAGCCGGCTCGTCCAGCCCCAGGCGCTGCTGCCGCCCGGCCCGCTGGGCGCCCTGGTCATCGGCCAGCTGGACCTGCTGCCCACCGTGTACCAGGTCTCCCTCCAGGGCCGCGTCACCGACTTCGCGCGAGACACGCTGGAGCACCCCACGCACCTGGCCACCGGGCCGCTGGACCTGGCCTTCGTGCTGCTCTACCTCCTGCCGCTGTTCGCGCTCGCGCTGTCGTTCGACCTGGTGTCGCGCGAGCGCGAGGACGGCACGCTGCGGCTCGTGCTGGTGCAGGCCGCGGGCCTGCGCGGCTGGGCGCTGCGGCGGCTGGCGGTGCGCGCGGGCGTGCTCCTGGGGCTGTGTGTGCTCGCGGGCCTCGCCGGCCACGTGCTCACGGGTGGGCCAGGAGGAACGGGGAGGCTGCTGGGGTGGGTGGTGCTCGTCGTGGCGTATGGCGCCTTCTGGTTCGCGCTGGCGCTGGCGGTGAATGCGCTCGGGCTCGGCTCGTCCACCAACGCCCTGGTGCTGCTGGGCGCGTGGGTGCTCCTGGTGGTGGTGGTGCCGGCGGTGGCGCAGCTGGGCGTGAGCCGCATGTATCCGGTGCCATCGCGCGTGGCCCTCGTGGGTGCGACGCGCACGGCCTCGCTGGAGGCCGAGAAGCGCGGCAGTGAGGTGCTGTCGGCCTATCTCCAGGACCACCCGGAGCTGGCCCCGGAAGGCACCCGGACCGAGGGCTACTGGCCCACCGCCCTGGCCGTCCAGGACGAGGCGGCCCGGGCGACCGCGCCCGTCGTGGCCGCGTTCCAGGCGCAGCTCGCGCGACAGCAGGCCACGCTCGGCGTGCTGCGCTTCGCCTCCCCTGCCCTGGCCTTCCAGCAGGCGCTCCAGGACGTGGCGGGCACCGGCAGCCGCCGGCACGAGCATTTCCTGGCGCAGGTGGACCGCTTCCACACCGCCTGGCGCGAGGCCCTGCTGCCGCGCGTCTTCGCCGCCAGTCCCCTGGGGGCCGCGGAGCACCGGGCGCTGCCGCGCTTCGCCTATGAGGAACAGCCCGGGAGCGACGTGGTGGCCCAGGTCGCACTCGGACTGCTCGCGCTCCTGCTGCCCACGCTCCTGGCCCTGGGCCTGGGGTTATCGTGGCTGGGCCGCCCCCGCATCTCCTGA
- a CDS encoding DUF2378 family protein produces the protein MAEEQKVVFAHTVEGLFVQALSDKLTGSAKERLKAAGLDLGRAFAPAYPEAQFHSWVRIAAEEVFPSLSADEALQKVGESLVTGYEKTLMGKAVMATVRLLGPKRMLERTTHNFRSATNYLETKLNHLEGNTFEMSINETSGVPRYFGGIMLQALRVAGAKDGRVAIVRQDGSACTYRIQWT, from the coding sequence ATGGCTGAAGAGCAGAAGGTCGTATTCGCACACACGGTGGAGGGGCTGTTCGTCCAGGCCCTGTCGGACAAGCTGACTGGCTCCGCGAAGGAGCGGCTCAAGGCCGCGGGGTTGGATTTGGGGCGGGCCTTCGCTCCCGCGTATCCCGAGGCGCAATTCCATAGCTGGGTGCGCATCGCGGCGGAGGAGGTCTTCCCGAGCCTGTCGGCCGACGAGGCGCTGCAGAAGGTGGGGGAGTCGCTGGTGACGGGCTACGAGAAGACGCTGATGGGCAAGGCGGTGATGGCCACCGTGCGGCTGCTCGGGCCGAAGCGGATGCTGGAGCGCACGACGCACAACTTCCGCTCGGCGACGAACTACCTGGAGACGAAGCTGAACCACCTCGAGGGCAACACCTTCGAGATGAGCATCAACGAGACGAGCGGCGTGCCCCGCTACTTCGGCGGCATCATGCTCCAGGCGCTACGTGTCGCCGGAGCGAAGGATGGCCGCGTGGCCATCGTCCGGCAGGATGGCAGCGCCTGCACCTATCGCATCCAGTGGACGTGA
- a CDS encoding TetR/AcrR family transcriptional regulator, protein MTHMERSPDERGRYRAILETAARLICDRGYEGTSMQEIADACRLTKAGLYHHIQNKEQLLFAIMKYGMDVFDEQIMDRVRGIADPVERLRACMRHNIHLVTRGCSKEVIIILHEQNTLTGEARAFVDQRKKTYVRFLEESFTEAMQQGRMRAVDPTVTAFSFLGMVLWLYKWFKPDGRLTDDQVADGMVDLFFQGLVMTPGAAAAPAAPAPAPLRRVPRAADSAE, encoded by the coding sequence ATGACCCACATGGAGCGCAGTCCGGACGAGCGTGGGCGTTACCGCGCCATCCTGGAGACGGCGGCGAGGCTCATCTGCGACCGGGGCTATGAGGGCACGTCGATGCAGGAGATTGCCGACGCGTGCCGGCTGACGAAGGCGGGGCTCTACCACCACATCCAGAACAAGGAGCAGCTGCTCTTCGCCATCATGAAGTACGGGATGGACGTGTTCGACGAGCAGATCATGGACCGGGTGCGGGGCATCGCGGATCCGGTGGAGCGGCTGCGCGCGTGCATGCGCCACAACATCCACCTGGTGACGCGGGGGTGCAGCAAGGAGGTCATCATCATCCTCCACGAGCAGAACACGCTCACCGGCGAGGCCCGCGCGTTCGTCGACCAGCGCAAGAAGACCTACGTGCGGTTCCTGGAGGAGTCGTTCACCGAGGCCATGCAACAGGGCCGCATGCGCGCGGTGGACCCCACGGTGACGGCCTTCTCGTTCCTGGGGATGGTCCTCTGGCTCTACAAGTGGTTCAAGCCCGACGGGCGGCTGACGGACGACCAGGTCGCCGACGGGATGGTGGATTTGTTCTTCCAGGGGCTCGTCATGACCCCGGGTGCCGCGGCCGCTCCGGCGGCTCCCGCCCCGGCTCCGCTGCGAAGGGTGCCTCGCGCGGCCGACAGCGCGGAATGA
- a CDS encoding DoxX family protein, translating to MNSFDSPQQLLESPWRFALRMFAGVVFILLGQVKFFGSIHLGTDAVVLPQGPEGFALYLSAVGVPFPLFNAYMVCWVEMVCGAFLMLSALFPAHYSTPLTRLTAFPLMMDMVVAFLTVGLRNALGHPVRMNDIAVTAQAWRLPLEVVLLIATAYLLLKPLPQGGAQPAALARS from the coding sequence ATGAACTCCTTCGATTCTCCGCAGCAGTTGTTGGAATCCCCCTGGCGATTCGCATTGCGAATGTTCGCGGGGGTGGTGTTCATCTTGCTTGGTCAGGTGAAGTTCTTCGGCTCCATCCACCTGGGGACGGATGCCGTCGTCCTCCCCCAGGGGCCAGAGGGCTTCGCGCTCTACCTCTCCGCCGTGGGAGTCCCCTTCCCACTCTTCAACGCCTATATGGTCTGCTGGGTCGAGATGGTCTGCGGCGCGTTCCTGATGTTGAGCGCGCTGTTTCCCGCGCACTATTCGACCCCGCTCACCCGGCTGACAGCCTTTCCCCTGATGATGGACATGGTGGTGGCCTTCCTCACGGTGGGCCTGCGCAACGCGCTCGGCCACCCGGTGCGGATGAATGACATTGCAGTGACGGCCCAGGCCTGGCGGCTGCCACTGGAGGTCGTGCTGCTGATTGCCACTGCCTATCTGCTGCTGAAGCCCCTGCCACAGGGAGGCGCCCAGCCCGCGGCACTGGCGAGGTCCTGA
- a CDS encoding SMI1/KNR4 family protein encodes MPRAIDAIEALKERLEREKGLPLQAVRLTPVDAKELRILESALGTVLPESYIQFITRHGLFSATGAHGGELARMLSPTEVLEWHAWQKEFMEGGSFGDDDEDLEAARREAQVRARLVPFQYVSRSVSDFYCFDLGLRRAEGLLILQAYHDDFDLAPWLLAESPDVSACTFDFDEHLTWVLRECLNEGKWGR; translated from the coding sequence GTGCCTCGTGCGATTGATGCCATCGAAGCCCTGAAGGAGCGTCTCGAGCGCGAGAAGGGGCTTCCCCTCCAGGCGGTGCGGTTGACGCCTGTCGATGCGAAGGAGCTTCGCATCCTGGAGAGCGCCCTGGGCACGGTGCTGCCCGAGTCGTACATCCAGTTCATCACCCGGCACGGGTTGTTCTCGGCGACGGGTGCGCATGGCGGCGAGCTCGCGAGGATGCTGAGCCCCACGGAGGTGCTCGAGTGGCACGCGTGGCAGAAGGAGTTCATGGAGGGTGGCTCGTTCGGAGACGACGACGAGGACCTCGAAGCCGCCCGCCGCGAGGCGCAGGTGCGGGCGAGACTCGTTCCCTTCCAGTACGTCTCCCGCTCCGTGAGCGACTTCTACTGCTTCGACCTGGGGCTCCGCCGTGCCGAGGGGCTGCTCATCCTCCAGGCGTACCATGACGACTTCGACCTCGCGCCCTGGCTGCTGGCCGAGTCCCCCGACGTCTCCGCCTGCACCTTCGACTTCGACGAGCACCTGACCTGGGTGCTCCGGGAGTGCCTGAACGAAGGGAAGTGGGGGCGATAG
- a CDS encoding SDR family oxidoreductase has protein sequence MQTTAEASLLVLGATGRVGAAVARGLLAEGQRVRVLVRDASRAQPLASAGAELFAGDLRRPESLRPALVGAHVRSSPWEMPGRGPTACRRWRTCWGRCEAAPCSSPRCRRGSLG, from the coding sequence ATGCAGACGACGGCGGAGGCGTCCCTCCTGGTGTTGGGTGCGACGGGGCGGGTGGGCGCGGCGGTGGCGCGCGGACTGCTCGCGGAGGGGCAGCGTGTCCGGGTGCTGGTACGCGACGCGTCACGGGCACAGCCGCTCGCGTCAGCCGGGGCGGAGCTGTTCGCAGGGGACCTGCGCCGGCCCGAGTCCCTGCGTCCTGCCCTCGTGGGGGCTCACGTGCGTTCTTCTCCCTGGGAGATGCCGGGCCGCGGGCCCACAGCCTGTCGGAGGTGGCGGACCTGCTGGGGCAGGTGCGAGGCCGCCCCGTGCTCTTCACCTCGCTGCCGGCGCGGGTCGCTCGGGTGA
- a CDS encoding DUF6229 family protein, translating to MDNVQGIDLVEQWRNDAGMDNPAGPLFIGGEFTEADIICETGTISGRCGTACTGSRTLDCC from the coding sequence ATGGACAATGTTCAGGGAATCGATCTCGTTGAACAGTGGCGCAACGATGCTGGCATGGACAACCCCGCCGGCCCGCTGTTCATCGGTGGCGAGTTCACCGAGGCGGACATCATCTGTGAGACCGGCACCATCAGCGGGCGCTGTGGTACGGCCTGCACGGGCTCGCGGACCCTCGACTGCTGCTGA